CTTGCAGCAAGAAGATTCATCATCAAAATGATCAGCAGCAGAAGCTTCATAAAAATGGCAAGGAAGTGGAAGAGCATAGCTTTTACAAGGAGGAAAGGGATTTCAATACCAAGAAGCAAAGGTGGTGGTGAGAATGAATCCAGTTACGTCACAAAGGGCCATTTTGTTGTGTACTCTAGTGATGAGAAACGTTTTGTAATACCTTTAGGACATCTTAACAGTGAAATTTTTCAGGTGCTGTTGAGGTTGTCTGAAGAAGAATTTGGATTGACAAATGAAGGTCCTATCAGATTGACATGTGATTCTTTGTTAATGGAGTATGTTGTCTCAATCGTTGAGAAAGGTTAATTAGAAGgctttgctcaaatctcttagTAACCACCAGTTGCTGTTTATCATATTCTTCTTTTCATTCCGGACACACAATTAGGCAACAATAGCTCATCTGCGGCTACTATGAATCAATGCTTTGAGTTTTGTGGCACCTAGCTTGACCTTCTGATTTTCTGTAACAAAATTCCACATTTTCAATTCTTTATAATTATAGATAGATCAGGAAATTGATTATAACCCATTTAAATTCAGTACGATTAATAGTTTCATAATCACGATATGCAGTAACTAGAGAATCAACAATATCAAGCCTCTATTGCACTTCATGCAACAATATCATCTATAGTAGCACTGTGGGCAATTGGTCCAATTCAAGCTAAacatattgaatttaaattggTCAGAAATCCACTTAAACATatgctcctcctcctcctcctcttgcaTCTCCAACTTCACAGCAGCACCATGATGATGTCCTTGACATTGGTAATCATCATACaaacaataatgataataaagatgatgagcttgctagtttaatttaatatgtATATTTTGTTTGAgccatttgataattttattttaacttaagTTCTgttgttaatttattataattataaaatattgtaagttttaaagatattttagtttatataatgATTGATTTGgttcttatatatataaaataatgtaCAGAGTGATAATGAACATATATAATGTACGATTCACTAACGGATTATTAACAGATTTTCCGTTGATATTCTTAACGGGAAAAAGTTAATTATAATGGAAAATAACATTATATTTCTTTACTAACGCATTGTTAACGAAAATTTCATTAGAGTCAATAACGGATAATTCAGTCCGTTAATAAAATCGTTGTTAAAAATGTGTTATTTTACTAATGAACCACGAACACGTGGTTCATTAGTGACAATAATGAAAAGTATCCGTTATTGATCCGTTAGTGACACTAACAGATCTTAAAACtgttgataaataaattatcaatgaGGTATTTTATAATCGATTTTATCTATTACTGATTCATTAGTGAATTGTTTCATTAACGGAATTTCAATATTTACTAATGAAAAATTTCGTTAGTGgttatgaaaatttttataatagtgATTAAAATAGCAAGAAACTCacaaaaaattactattaatcaGATAAATCAATTGATGTCTTGCTTATCGAATAAATCAGTCAAAGTAATTTTTATTGGTgaagaatatattttttattaaataattttttttccaatgTCTTAAATGGTTAgaacacataaaaaatattttttatgaaataaaaataaacgttgaataaaatattttccttgATAATCTGATGCTATTATATTGGATATCCTCCTCAAAAAAACATAAGAAATTTGAACGTTAAGTgtcataaaaatgaaatttcaaaggTGTAGCTCTAGGATCCCGACAAGCTGGGGGCAAGAAAGGTAGTAAAATTGCTAAGTTTTGGACAGTAAACTCAACTTGTGAAATGATAGTTTAGTTTAATTCTACTCATTTTGACTAACACAAATCTAATTCTGAAACAGTTGTCTTATTTCTAATCTTTACGGTCTCTCAAATCCGATCCTATAAAGATAGACTTAAATAAGAGaccaaatataatttttataacttttaaaACTATCTCAAAAATccttaaaaacatattaaaaaacGTGCATAAAATGAGTTGAAAACAGCTGGACAGAGCTTTTCAACAGCAGGTTCGGTTGTCTAAAGTCATCTTAGAGATCCGAAAGTCAAATTTTCAGAGGCAGATTAGGTGATTTAAAGGGCAGCATTTATAGGCagattcgacggccgaacttagaTTTTTTTACAATACAGAATTCGATTTTATCTCGTCCAATAACCTTTAAAACGCAACCAAACTTACATCCAATAGCTCAAAATCATATATTTACAATTCAAAATACAAAAAATCACTTAAAATTAATCTAAACTTCAACGTCCATTCAACAAAAATATTTGAGTTCAATTATTAACCCTTGCATGCAatgaaaacatttaaaacatttcataaacttctcaaaattcaaagaaaattgAGGGTCCAATTCACATTTTTGAAGAGAGTACAAACACgcatgaaagaattgaaggaggaGAAAGAGATGAGTTTTAAAGAGTTTCATAGCAAAAAATTTGAGAATTCAACTTGATTATTTAAAACAAAGGCAAAtcttatgaatttttaaaagatttataaaaaatcaaagcaaaaatcaTTAAGACTGTTTTAGATTTATCTCtacatgaaagaaaataaaaaaattcatttcatAATCGAATTAAAAGTCTTTTATATCTGGATTTGCCAACTTGTATTCAACAGcagaatattatatatatatatattaaattaaaattacaaatctcttttttttttacatctCGATGGCTCATCACGCATTCCAAATTTATCGAAAATCAAAGGTCCAACATACACACTTGCTCATCATTCCTCATTCTCTACTGTTTGCGAGAAAATGTCCAATGCATGCTCATCATTCAACCCATTTAACTTCTTTGGTGTTTTTAGTCAGATTCCTCGTAACCAAATTGTACAAACTAGAGTTAGATCTAGAGGAACATTTGCTTGTAAGAAAAAGCattgaatcaaaatttttgaatttaaaaccattattatattttcattttttcatattgattttttttttttttacttgtaTATACTGAATTCTTGATGTGTTTacctttttatatattattagttgTATCCTTTTTATTAGAGTTGAAATTCAGATTGGAATAGCATGTCGAAATCAGGAGCATTAAATAATTTCTATCAATCAATTCCCAGTTCCTTCTTGTGCCTAAAgtcaaaaaaaggaaaaaagaaaaaaaaccttTTGAAGAAATTTCATCTAAACCTCATCCAGACACCGACAAACATTTTCACTCTTTCTCGTCTCAAACATTCTTTTCACTTAGTTTCTTATCCTTTTCGTCTCATAATCATGCCTCTCTTCTTTTTCAATCGTAATTCCGATACCGGtgaggggttttttggggagatgcCTGCAGAAAAAGCTTTTTCCGATGACCCCATTCCTACTGGTGAGACTTCTTCTTACAAATCTACTTATGAAAGTCTTCCTCATCATCTCAAATCATGCCTTGATTATATCTACATTCTTTTGAACAATTTTTATTGGGAGAGACGAAAAGTAGTTAGGTTATTATTGGCTCAAGGTCTAATACAAGAAAAACCAGGGGAGATTATGGAAGATACAGCAGGAGATATTATCGACGAATTAATTTGCCTTGAGATGCTTCGTGAAGAGAGTTATTTCGAGAGTATGTTGTATGTCTCTAAATTTTATGGAAAATCATGCCTGATTGAAGTTGAGGAGCATGATTTTGTTGCTAAGGCTGCGAATTCGCCCATCCATGGACTTATTAGTAATAATGAAGTTCTGCCTCCTAACTTCAAAAATCTTCTAATTCGGTCCTTATTTGCGAGCTCTTTGAGATCTGCATCCTGCTATTCATATGAGAGCGTGCACTTCTCTCAGGCATATTTGCAAACGGTTTGTGCTCTGCAGTTTATATTGGTATTGGATTTGTATGGAAACAGTGAGTACTTGCCTGATGAATTGGGAAATCTGGTTCATCTAAGGTATTTAGGTTTGAGGTACACACATATAAAGAAGCTTCCTCATACTGTAGGTAATCTTCAGAATCTACAAACTTTGGAGGTAACATATACAAAACTACGCCACCTACCTGTAGAAATTCTGAATATTAAACAGCTCAGGCACCTTTTATTGAACGATTGCAAGATACATAATGATGGAATTAGAGTTCCAAGAGGGATTGGAACGTTGGTAAATCTTCACACATGCGCTGGTGTCTATGTTGATGCTGGTTTTGCTATTGAATTGAGTACTTTAACTCATCTACGAAACCTTGATGTTCGAAATGTGTCTGAGGATCATGCCAGTGAGTTATTTGTGTCCATTTGTAAACTAGAAAACCTTGTCTCCCTCTCTCTAAATGCAGAACGGACCTACCTTGGCACACCATTGCCTGAATTGGAAGCATTATGTCCTCCACCTCATCTTCAAGAGCTTAGTTTACGTGGTGGCCTATTTGAAATACCAAATTGGCTTGCCTCTATTGAAAACCTTACTAGTCTAGAATTGAGAGACTCTAATCTCCTGGAGAACCCATCTTCAGTTCTTCAGTTTCTTCCCAAGTTAAAACATCTCGTTTTAGATAATGCTTACAAGGCAAAGATCATTAGTAAAGAGTTTTGCGAGGCAGGTGGATATCCGGAACTGGAAACATTGTTAATTTCTTCAAGGGATCTAGTGGAGTGGACTGAGATTGTAAATGGGGCTTTTCCAAGTTTGAAGAGGCTTAAATTTCAATCTTGTCATAATTTGAGGTTTCTTCCAGAAGGTTTGCAGCAACTCACTACTATTCAAGAGCTTTGTTTATTTGATTCACATGGGGACCTAGCAAGAAGATCAAAGGGTGCAGAAAATTACAAGATCAAGCATATTTCAAACTTGCGGATCTACTAAGGAATCAACAGGGGAAGCAAGGTAGCTACTGCTCCTGAAATCTGCAGCGGTTAACGGGAGAGGATTCATAGCTCAATCACTGTTGTCATGCAATCTTGTATGAGTGATGCTTAAGGCCAGAAGGATGGCTCTAGTGGAATGGTGATCAGTATTTAGACAATCTGTAATACAGTGAGTACTTGAATCATGGTCCGAGAGTTGGGCTCTCTAACAGGGAGAAGTGGCCTGGGTGTAATTTATTCAATACTTCCAATCAGGCTaataattccattgttgctgtATTATTGAAAGAAACTATTGGTTGCCATCAATTGGAGTGAAATACAATGCAGACCTGGAGGTCTAATGGtgcattccttttttttttttaaaccctCAATTTCTGAGATAAaggtttgtgtttttttttttttacttttttcctttttatatatattcttgTTCTGTTTTTTTATGCATCAACTAGCAGTAATGTGGGAGATGCATATTAGGCTCGAATTAGACATAGTATAAAGATCTTCACATGAAATTTGTTAGTAAAGATACTGGGATCCACTGCAGCGGTTCTCTGTTCCTGTGTGATTATTGGATGTAATTGGTTGagtttgttaaatttgggcccaTCTACTTCAAGGAGAGTAGTATTATCTCTATTTCAAAACAGTGTTGATCGTAATTTCTAAAAAAGTTTTTTGTTGGATGTATTTAATTGTGTTGagtaattgttaaaattttttattgatttgtttagattatataatatattcatattggtttttattatttgttaaacAGATATTGAAAGAGAGAAGACAGATGATAGCAACTGGGGAAACAAATTTCATTTGGTTCGCCTAGCCCCTCTTATTCTATTCTTGCATTTCTTTCATTTCTCGTGTACCCAACTCCATTCTCAAACCAGCATCATACTTCAATTCTAGCAGATGACAGCAATTTGCTTACCATGCCAACTCCTTTTTAGAGAGACAGTGCTTGTGTTGAAGCTCCATTTGAGAAAATATCTTTGACCtttattaaaaacaaataaaaaaatttcaattaaatagttaaaaaaacGAAAAGactcattttttagtttaaggTTATACAATTGATCCGTTTGATTCTAAATCAAActgagaaaattaaaaatttaattttaaaaattatgagaattaaactaaattaaagtatataaaaaattgaattgaatccaactgaaaaaattttcaattcgatttgatttttcagttttcatttgatttttcaattttcattctCTTCTCAACAGACCCATCAAGAGGAAAACCAAAATCAGATTTTGAAGATCAAACAAAGAGGAAAAATCTCAATCATACAACACATCCCACATACATgtaattaaatatcaaaatttcaaaCCCACATGCAAAAGCTCAGTAACAACTCAGCACCTATGGGCTACAGTCGATTTAAACAGAAAATAAAGAGATGTTCACTGTCGACGGCAGATCTGTGGATACAAGCTATGATTACAAAGGAGCAGCTTTGCTGCAATGAGCCATCATCTCCTTCATTAGGAGGAGTCGTCTTCTCCTTCGTTACGAGGAGCCAGCTTTTGTCGTTGTGAGGAGATAGAAATTGCTGCCCTTCAACTTTTGTCACGAGGAGAtgggaagaagaaggagaagttgAAGTATGGGGTGGCAACTGCTTATACAAGTGAGAATGGAGtcgagagaaaagagagagagaaggcgGGGTGGACGGCGGCTGTTGGGAGAGAGTGAGTTAGGATTTCATCTCATTAAATAGTATTagcggttcgattcgatttttctcttgattttaattaattaaccaaatcaaattaaaaattaaaatattctttataagtttatttaagtgtccaaaataataatttttttttatatgggaaataattttttttattattttaaactatataaaataaattatatatacatttcactaaaaaaattcatctgtataattatttcatataaatatttaaatattaataattattttaaaataaattaaaatttaatgaccaCATTAACATTAACGAGTGActaaaattcaataattattagtaataaaaTTAGCATAtctaataaaacaaaaataggaAGGGAAATAAGTCAAATTAagttttagtatttttatttaagtgtaaaaataatttaatttcattttttagtcaattaaatttttatacttttgcTAAGATCAAataattctttattttatataatattattttttgaaataaaacattatttttttaatttttaaaatatcaaaattttaatattttaattaacataaaaattaaaaaatgtatagaaataataaataatttttaaaattataaaaaataaaactttattattgaaaaaatattttattattgaaaaaacattttattgttaaaatataatattatatttagatcggaatttatttaatttttaaataaaagtataaaaattaaattagtaaaaaaattaaattgaactttTGATaacaagtaaaaaatttaaggggctaattggatttattttcaaataGAAATTAAAGTTGTTTGagtcaaatcaaattaatttattttatttagataatatttttatttttattgttggtTTAGTATTACTCGCataataatttgttaattaaaaaaataaaattcaaagatTTGTAATTccaatgtaaaaaattaatgatttgtTTGGATGAGAGAGAAggggaagaaaaaaaatgaaaaaattatgaaaattttcttgtttaatagaaaataagaaGGAAAAACTAGGAaagggaagaaaaagaagagaaattacATTCTCCAAACACTCTCCAATAGGaaagaaataagagaaaatatttaaatgccCTTTTCCATATTATTAAGTTCAATAGAAGAAACATGGGCATAATtggtatttaaattaaattttatttcatttcctttttcttcgtttcctcttttaaattaaaaaaaaaaaaaaaaaaagaaaggaaacgACAGCGCCAAAAAGTTTCAATGGCATTCAATTGAATCTTTAAAATCAAGATGAAAACATCTTCCCGCGATCAAAAACTTATACTAAAACTTCCCATTTCACTCCCAAAAACATCAGCTCCCTCCCTCCCTCCCATCAATGCCATCAATGCCGCTCCTCTGATTCTGCTTAACTTACGGGTATGTCGCTCCAACTTCTCTGCTGATCTACCAACTCTTTACCAGCTCAATTCATAGCCAAGAAGTTTGCTTTTCATTTTTTTGGAGATATTTCCATCTGGGTTGTTCTAATTTCTGCTTGGTTACTAAGAAAATGTAGGAAAAAATAGTAATGTATTTCTGTGCTTCGTTCTTTGCATCCGGGCATTGGGAATTTGATTAAATAGTGATTCCATTAAAAATTGGAATCTTTTAATGATATCTTCCAACAGAAATAAAGGATCGTTTAATTAGAAGTAATATTCTTAGCCATGTCAAGATCTAATTCTCTGCGAGTATTTATATGTATTAATTTGTTATTATCCCGAGCaccaaaaagaaattatttattatttgaggtttttttttctcttttactaagtttaaagtataatttatttttgggAGATTGATTCTAAATTGTGCCATTTATGGGGATAGTTCCAAAATATGTGTTCTTGATTCAAGTGGCTTCGCATAAATTATAtgcaagaaaaaaatatattgaattcTCAACATAATCACACTATTTTgatttgcatgatttctataattttaaatgaattatttttgttttaaggCTAAAAGGATTGGATTCTTTAGTTTATTGAATTGatgaaat
This region of Manihot esculenta cultivar AM560-2 chromosome 10, M.esculenta_v8, whole genome shotgun sequence genomic DNA includes:
- the LOC110624008 gene encoding disease resistance protein RPM1, with product MPLFFFNRNSDTGEGFFGEMPAEKAFSDDPIPTGETSSYKSTYESLPHHLKSCLDYIYILLNNFYWERRKVVRLLLAQGLIQEKPGEIMEDTAGDIIDELICLEMLREESYFESMLYVSKFYGKSCLIEVEEHDFVAKAANSPIHGLISNNEVLPPNFKNLLIRSLFASSLRSASCYSYESVHFSQAYLQTVCALQFILVLDLYGNSEYLPDELGNLVHLRYLGLRYTHIKKLPHTVGNLQNLQTLEVTYTKLRHLPVEILNIKQLRHLLLNDCKIHNDGIRVPRGIGTLVNLHTCAGVYVDAGFAIELSTLTHLRNLDVRNVSEDHASELFVSICKLENLVSLSLNAERTYLGTPLPELEALCPPPHLQELSLRGGLFEIPNWLASIENLTSLELRDSNLLENPSSVLQFLPKLKHLVLDNAYKAKIISKEFCEAGGYPELETLLISSRDLVEWTEIVNGAFPSLKRLKFQSCHNLRFLPEDIEREKTDDSNWGNKFHLEESSSPSLRGASFCRCEEIEIAALQLLSRGDGKKKEKLKYGVATAYTSENGVERKEREKAGWTAAVGRE
- the LOC110624267 gene encoding auxin-responsive protein SAUR67; this encodes MARKWKSIAFTRRKGISIPRSKGGGENESSYVTKGHFVVYSSDEKRFVIPLGHLNSEIFQVLLRLSEEEFGLTNEGPIRLTCDSLLMEYVVSIVEKG